A single genomic interval of Actinomadura rubteroloni harbors:
- a CDS encoding trypsin-like serine peptidase: protein MRSPLRLIMASATAAVLAAATASAANAAPAVPAAPAKTAATSASTARLSDGGAVNSATAAAKVSKYWTAARMKAARPMPAPKARGGKVSAQAAPTGKAGSSPSAKAIASAANKMAGGNLKLAAAITESAVVGKVYFHKPSGGDWMCSGSALNSPSKQLVITAGHCVHEGAGGNWVTNWTFVPRYRSGSRPFGTFAAKQFRTFNSWISSSDLQRDVGMVTTWPLNGNKLVNVVGGNGLNWNWPKNVAVTILGYPVNANNGEIQQWCQGTTYDGGNYTIALGCNFNGGSSGGPWIMSFNNTTGLGQTDGVMSTIDGNGVNRASYFDDAVKAMFDAQGSVT from the coding sequence ATGCGGTCCCCCCTCAGACTGATCATGGCGTCGGCCACGGCGGCGGTGCTCGCCGCCGCGACGGCGTCCGCGGCCAACGCCGCGCCGGCCGTCCCGGCGGCCCCGGCGAAGACCGCCGCGACGAGCGCGAGCACGGCCCGGCTGTCGGACGGCGGCGCCGTCAACAGCGCCACCGCCGCGGCGAAGGTCTCCAAGTACTGGACGGCGGCGCGGATGAAGGCCGCCCGTCCCATGCCCGCGCCGAAGGCGCGCGGCGGCAAGGTGTCGGCGCAGGCCGCGCCGACCGGGAAGGCGGGCTCGTCGCCGTCGGCCAAGGCCATCGCGTCGGCGGCCAACAAGATGGCGGGCGGGAACCTCAAGCTCGCGGCGGCCATCACCGAGTCGGCCGTGGTCGGCAAGGTCTACTTCCACAAGCCGAGCGGCGGCGACTGGATGTGCTCGGGGAGCGCGCTCAACAGCCCGTCCAAGCAGCTCGTCATCACCGCCGGGCACTGCGTCCACGAGGGCGCGGGCGGCAATTGGGTGACGAACTGGACGTTCGTGCCCCGCTACCGCAGCGGTTCGCGGCCGTTCGGCACGTTCGCGGCCAAGCAGTTCCGGACGTTCAACTCCTGGATCAGCAGCAGCGACCTCCAGCGCGACGTCGGCATGGTGACGACGTGGCCGCTCAACGGGAACAAGCTCGTGAACGTCGTCGGCGGCAACGGCCTGAACTGGAACTGGCCGAAGAACGTCGCGGTGACCATTCTCGGGTACCCGGTGAACGCGAACAACGGTGAGATCCAGCAGTGGTGCCAGGGCACCACGTACGACGGCGGGAACTACACGATCGCGCTCGGCTGCAACTTCAACGGCGGCTCCAGCGGCGGCCCCTGGATCATGAGCTTCAACAACACCACCGGGCTCGGCCAGACCGACGGCGTGATGAGCACGATCGACGGGAACGGCGTGAACCGGGCGTCGTACTTCGACGACGCCGTCAAGGCGATGTTCGACGCGCAGGGCAGCGTGACCTGA